One part of the Lotus japonicus ecotype B-129 chromosome 2, LjGifu_v1.2 genome encodes these proteins:
- the LOC130738350 gene encoding uncharacterized protein LOC130738350, whose amino-acid sequence MAPFRSLLLLAALCSLLRPLTASDGDADPLYKACVEQCEKTGCVGDRCFQHCKFSSDGKPVDGPWYMHEPLYLRWKQWDCRTDCRYHCMLVREEERTKLGDKPVKYHGKWPFRRVYGIQEPVAVALSALNLAMQFHGWVSFFILVYYKLPLMPDKKTYYEYTGLWHIYGILSMNSWLWSSVFHSRAVELTEKLNYSSAVGLLGFTLILAILRAFNVRDEATRVMVSAPLVAFVTTHIMYLNFYDLNYGLNMKVCMSMTVVQLLIWAIWAGVSSHPARWKLWTVVVGQALAMVMETYDFPPYMGYVDAHAVWNACCIPLTFLWWSYIRDDAEFRTSALLKKVK is encoded by the exons ATGGCTCCCTTTCGCTCTCTCCTGCTTCTCGCTGCACTCTGCTCCCTCCTCCGCCCTCTCACCGCCAGCGACGGCGACGCCGATCCGCTTTACAA AGCTTGTGTGGAACAGTGCGAGAAAACTGGATGTGTAGGGGATAGATGCTTTCAACATTGTAAATTCTCATCTGATGGAAAACCAGTTGATGGTCCATGGTATATGCATGAACCCCTCtacttgaggtggaaacaatgGGACTGTCGCACTGATTGTCGGTATCACTGCATGCTAgtaagagaagaagaaagaacaaaacTTGGTGACAAGCCTGTCAAGTATCATGGAAAATGGCCATTCCGGCGTGTATATGGCATTCAG GAACCTGTGGCTGTTGCTTTGTCTGCCCTTAATCTAGCCATGCAGTTTCATGGCTGGGTATCCTTTTTCATTCTTGTGTACTACAAGTTGCCTTTGATGCCTGATAAGAAGACTTACTATGAGTACACTGGCCTGTGGCATATCTATGGGATTCTATCTATGAATTCATGGTTGTGGAGTTCTGTTTTTCACAGTAG AGCTGTGGAATTGACAGAGAAGTTGAATTATTCTTCTGCTGTGGGCTTACTTGGATTCACCCTCATTCTAGCAATACTGCGAGCTTTTAATGTTAGGGATGAGGCTACAAGAGTCATGGTTTCTGCTCCCTTGGTTGCTTTTGTGACAACTCATATAATGTATCTGAATTTCTACGACCTTAATTATG GTTTGAACATGAAAGTTTGCATGTCAATGACTGTCGTTCAGCTTCTTATTTGGGCAATTTGGGCTGGTGTTTCGAGTCATCCGGCACGGTGGAAATTATGGACTGTGGTGGTGGGACAAGCCCTAGCTATGGTCATGGAGACATATGATTTCCCACCTTACATGGGATATGTGGATGCTCATGCTGTTTGGAATGCTTGTTGCATTCCTCTTACATTCCTTTGGTGGAGTTATATCAGGGATGATGCTGAGTTCAGAACCTCTGCTCTCCTTAAGAAGGTGAAATAG